The region GCCTGGTCCTGGTCGATCAGCATGCCGCCCACGAACGCCTGGTCTACGAGCGCATGAAGAAGGCAATGGCGGCCGATGGCGGGGTGCGGCGCCAGGTGCTGCTGCTCCCCGAGGTGGTCGAGCTCGACGACGGCGCCGCCGCCCGCATCGCCGCCAAGGCCGACGACCTGGCGCGCTTAGGCCTGGTGGTCGAAGCCTTCGGCCACGGCGCCGTGGTGGTGCGCGAAGTCCCCGCCCTGCTGGGCAAGCTCGACGTGCCGGGCCTGATCCGCGACTTGGGCGACGAGATCGCCGAGCTGGGCGATGCCTTCGCGCTGGACGAAAAACTGGCGCACGTCTGCGGCACCCTGGCCTGCCATTCGGCGGTGCGCGCCGGCCGCCGCCTCACCTATCCTGAGATGGATGCCCTGCTGCGCGAGATGGAGGCGACGCCCCATTCCGGCCAGTGCAATCATGGCCGTCCCACCTATGTCGAGCTGAAGCTCGCCGATGTGGAACGCCTGTTCGGTCGGCGTTAAGGAGTACGGCACATGACGAAACCGCAATCGCTGCTGCAACTGGTCGGCGCCCCTGGCCACCCCTCGCCGCTCGCACAGTCGGCCCTGGTGCTGATCGATATCCAGCGGGAATATCTCGACGGCGCCCTGCCCCTGGACAAGGTGCGCGAGGCAGCAGGCGAAGCGGCAAAACTGCTGGAACTGGCCAGACGCAACGGCGTGCCCGTGATCCACATCGTCCATGCCGAGGCCGACGGCGGCCCCCTGTTCAACCCCGCCACGCGCAACATCGACCTGCTGGCCGAGGTTGCCCCGCAGGGCCATGAACCGGTCCTGCGCAAGGCCTTCGCCAATGCCTTCATCGGCACCGAACTCGACGCCAAGGTGAAGGCGACCGGCCGTTCGGAACTGATCATCGCGGGCAACATGACCCATCTCTGCGTCTCGGCCACCGCCCGCGCCGCGGCCGAGCAATACGGCTACCGCGTCACCGTGGTAGCCGATGCGACCGCCACCCGCGACCTGCCCAACCCGCTGGGCGGCGTGGTCGCGGCCGAGACGGTCCGCCAGACCGCCCTGACCGAGCTGGCCGACGGCTTCGCCGTGGTGGTGAAGGACACCGGCGCCTGGGGCTGAGTCATCCCCGCATCAGAAACGTCACCGCCGCCTTGCCGTAACGCCGACGGTCCAGCACCACAAAGCCCGCCGGCCACGCCGGGTCTTCCTGGCCGTCATGCTCGGCGACGACCAGCGCATCGGGCTTGAGCCAGCCCCGCGCCGCCAGCGCCGCGAGTGCCGCCTCGCACAGGCCCTTGCCGTAGGGCGGATCGAGGAACACGAGATCAGCCGCAGGCCTGCCGGCGGGCGGCACGCCGGGATCGGTCGCATCGCGGTTGATCGCCTTGCACGCCGCCTCGCCCTTCACCCGGCCGATGTTCTCGGCGACCAGGCGCAGGGCGGCCGCATCCTTCTCGATGAAAGTCACCTGGACCGCCCCGCGCGACAGGGCCTCCAGGCCCATCGCCCCGGTGCCGGCGAAGACGTCGAGCACCACCGCGTCCTGCGGCAGGGGCGGATTGCGCGAGGCGAGGATGCTGAACACTGCTTCGCGCAGACGGTCGCTGGAGGGGCGGACGCCGCGATCCTCGGGCGTTGCCAGGATACGGCCGCGATTACGGCCGGCGACGATTCGCATTGCCGCGCCCCTTCGGCGCCGCAGCACCCCCCGAGGGCCGCGTTCCCGGCTTGGCCCCGGGCCGCGATGGCGCTCCCTTGGGTGCCGGTGCCGGTTTGCGCTCGGCCTCGGGCTTTGCCGGGCGGGAACTCAACCGCGCGCTGGCCCGCCCGGCCGCGGCAGGCGGCGCCTTCTGGTCCGGGCTGTGGCGCGGCTGGGTCGCCCCGCTTGCGGGACGGGAACTCAGCCGGCCGGTGGGGCGGTCCGACACCGGCCGCTCCTCGCCCTGCCTGGGTACCCGATCCTTGGGCGCGGCCTTGGCGCGCGGGGCGTCATCCCGCGGCGGCCGGGATGCCGGCCGGCCGCCGGCCCGATCCGGCGCCGGTGGCGCGCCGCCCGGGCGGCCCTTGGCCCGGCCCGGCGGTCCCATCTTGTATTCGGTCTCGCGCTGGGGTGCCGCCGCGCCAACGGCGGGCCGCTTTCCCGCCTTGCTGAAGGGGCGCAATTCCTCGTCCGGGCGCGATGCCCGGCCCCGGGGAGACGGGGCACCGGCCGGTGGGCGTGTCCCCGCCTTGCCGAACGCGGCACGCGGTCCGTCACGACGGGGCGGCACCTGCTCGCGCGGCGGCGGCTCGACCGCTTCGTCGCGGCGGGGCTTCTTCGGCGCCTTGGGCGGCGGCTTGTCGAGGAAGACCTCGTCACCGCGCAGCAGGGCATCCACATGGGGCTGGCCGATCGGCACGATGTCGCCCGGCGCCAGCCGGTCGATATCGAAGGGGCCGTAGGAGACGCGCTGCAACCGGTTCACCGACAGGCCCAGGTGCTCCAGCACCCGGCGGATTTCGCGGTTCTTGCCCTCGGTCAGCGAGACATAAAGCCAGCCGTTGAGGCCGCCGACCCGGTCGATCTCGACCTCGATCGCGCCGTAGCGGACACCGTCGACGGTGATGCCGTGCTTCAGGGCTTCCAGGCGGTTGGGATCGATCTCGCCCGCCACCCGCACCTTGTAGCGGCGCACCCAGGCGGTGCTGGGCAGTTCCAGCCTGCGCGCCAACTCGCCGTCGTTGGTCAGCAGCAGCAGGCCTTCGGAATTGAGGTCGAGGCGGCCGATGGAGATCACCCGGGGCAGGCCCGCGTCTTTCAGGAAATCGAACACCGTGGGCCGGCCCATCTCGTCCTTGTGGCTGACCACTAGGCCGCGCGGCTTGTGGAAGCGCCACATCTTGGGCCGCTGGGGCGCGCCGATGACCCGGCCGTCGACCGTGATCCGTTCCGCGCCGGTCACCTTGAAGGCGGGACTGGCCAGGGTGACGCCGTCGACGGCGACCTTGCCCGCGACGATCATCTGCTCGGCATCGCGCCGGGAGCAGACCCCGGCCCGGGCCAGGTATTTGGCAATGCGTTCGCCCTCGGACTTGTCCGCGGCGGGGGCAGGGTTGGGTGATTTCTCGTTTCTCGACATGGGCGGATCATAGTCGTGTATTTTCTGCGCGCCATGACCAAGACGCCGATGGAAACCGCCCTGCTCGAGGCCCAGGCCGCCGCCGCCCGTGGCGAGGTGCCCGTAGGCTGTGTCATCACCGACGCCGAGCGGCGGATCGTCGCCCGCGCCGGCAATCGCACACGCG is a window of Oleomonas cavernae DNA encoding:
- a CDS encoding cysteine hydrolase family protein; translated protein: MTKPQSLLQLVGAPGHPSPLAQSALVLIDIQREYLDGALPLDKVREAAGEAAKLLELARRNGVPVIHIVHAEADGGPLFNPATRNIDLLAEVAPQGHEPVLRKAFANAFIGTELDAKVKATGRSELIIAGNMTHLCVSATARAAAEQYGYRVTVVADATATRDLPNPLGGVVAAETVRQTALTELADGFAVVVKDTGAWG
- the rsmD gene encoding 16S rRNA (guanine(966)-N(2))-methyltransferase RsmD; the encoded protein is MRIVAGRNRGRILATPEDRGVRPSSDRLREAVFSILASRNPPLPQDAVVLDVFAGTGAMGLEALSRGAVQVTFIEKDAAALRLVAENIGRVKGEAACKAINRDATDPGVPPAGRPAADLVFLDPPYGKGLCEAALAALAARGWLKPDALVVAEHDGQEDPAWPAGFVVLDRRRYGKAAVTFLMRG
- a CDS encoding pseudouridine synthase, which encodes MSRNEKSPNPAPAADKSEGERIAKYLARAGVCSRRDAEQMIVAGKVAVDGVTLASPAFKVTGAERITVDGRVIGAPQRPKMWRFHKPRGLVVSHKDEMGRPTVFDFLKDAGLPRVISIGRLDLNSEGLLLLTNDGELARRLELPSTAWVRRYKVRVAGEIDPNRLEALKHGITVDGVRYGAIEVEIDRVGGLNGWLYVSLTEGKNREIRRVLEHLGLSVNRLQRVSYGPFDIDRLAPGDIVPIGQPHVDALLRGDEVFLDKPPPKAPKKPRRDEAVEPPPREQVPPRRDGPRAAFGKAGTRPPAGAPSPRGRASRPDEELRPFSKAGKRPAVGAAAPQRETEYKMGPPGRAKGRPGGAPPAPDRAGGRPASRPPRDDAPRAKAAPKDRVPRQGEERPVSDRPTGRLSSRPASGATQPRHSPDQKAPPAAAGRASARLSSRPAKPEAERKPAPAPKGAPSRPGAKPGTRPSGGAAAPKGRGNANRRRP